ATTAGAagagaacactggaaaaaagtaggttggatctagtgtccagagtcttaaaaacattgaaaagaaataatactcttgattcaatcggacttttgcttgatTCATAAAGAAATAcacttaaatcaagaggcttggctcttcgattcaatgaaaaatccgattgaattaagagtcttttttcttgtccatgttattaagagtctaggctctagatccaaattattttttttccaatgaacgCTGACGGACGAGCTGAAAAACCTCGATAGGCGATGAAAATCTGGAACGAATTCCTATCCAAGTGTCGGGGGTCATCAGTCCTAAAATCGTTActtcttattattttcaaaagaaaatttggcggAAATGATGTATGGTGGCAGAATTTGATcgatttgatcaaaattggacggcccgtccaattttgtAAATGGTGCATGGTGGCCCTTAGTCATCAAATGGTATATGTTGATAGGAATTTCATCACCTATCGAGGCCTAAAAATGAAACTGTACTGTGCGAAATGTACGTttaaaaatttggtaactcaTCTCACTGCTTCTCTCCGTTCTATCCATAGGCCTGTCCCACTCCAAGTGGAtggatgcagtggcgtggcgtgctttgcgataaatcgattgattcgccatttaaacctatggaaaaagatcgattatcagggcgttcgcagcgaacaccttaataatcgattctttaccatagcttcaaatgtcgataaatcgataatcgatccttcacgccacaccactggatGGATGCTCTGAGCATTTGTTCGGGTgtacaaaaaatgattttggaATGAGGAAAGGTTCGCAGAATCTAATTGATGACGGAGCACTGAATCCGAATAACTCGTTTTTTCCCATTACGTGAGAGATTTCCGGCATATTGAATTTTCCTCGGAAATGGAATTAACCAGGGGGTGCATGCACGATTTGCCAGGGGATTGATGCACGCTTGGAAAAATGGATGCCATTTTGGATTCAAAAGTAAACAAGAATTATGAAAGATCGAAATGGATTTTCCCCTTTTAAACCCCTATGTAACTTCCTGCTTAAGCCTCCCCTCATAACAATGTAAACTATGAGGACTTTTCCTAGAAAACAAACTATTTGAAAAACGACTACGAATATAGGACCGAAGTCAGTAAGAAAAAGCAACCAGCATTTTGTGTGAATATTGGAAGAAGAACACAAAGTAATCTAAACCTGTTTTCAATATATTTGGTTCGTTTTTCTTTGAGTTACATTGACTGAAGCTTTGGGTTACATTAtaactaaattttaaattacaatTATACAGCCTCGTTAAAAATTAGGTGGAAGGCCACAAGGATCGAACCAGGATCGCATTAGCGACTGTCTGATGAGCTAACCACTTGGAGGTCGCAACCATTAAAGtaaatcaagagaaaaaaagagtacGTTAGTTCAGCAGGAAATTTTCTACTCAGAGTAACCTTCGGTTTCGGCCGACtttaccaaaaatttggttCATCAACCAATTCTTTTTGGATGAGCTGACCGaaaaagcagggttgccataattttttcatcttcaatttcgctgactttccctgactttttcctgaCTATATatgattttccctgactccaaaatcttcggattccctgacttccctgacatttgaatacaaattttaaattacacTCACTACTGCTGAACGTACctctcaaaattccctgacttttcctgcgAATTCCCTGGCGTTGCCTTACTGGGCAACCTGCCCGGTCGctgcaaattccctgactcttCCTGACCTTCCCGCTGGCAACTCTGCTCAaagcaaggttgccacagaattcggaaaatgaaattccctgacattttcctgatttccctgacacatttcgaTGAAgttccctgacgattgaagatATGGAAAATGCTTAGGAAGACATAATAGAAACTATAGTTTTCAGGCATAATTTGTAAtccgaaacctcaaacccattttaggaagcaaataaagaagatttaacaaattttcactgactttccaaaattccctgacatttcccggttttccctgactgcggcaaccctgtcaaagTAACCCAAACTAACCATAAAGACGGAAATTTTCATCCGTGCATGAATACGGCCCTGACGCGTTGAATCAAGACCCATTTTAGGaagcaaataaagaaaatttaacaaattttcaccgacttttaaaaattccctgacatttcccggttttccctgactgcggcaaccctgtcaaagTAACCTTAAAGACAGAAATGTTCATCCGTGCATGAATACGGCCCTGACGCGTTGAATCAAGACCCATTTTAGGaagcaaataaagaaaatttaacaaattttcaccgacttttaaaaattccctgacatttcccggttttccctgactgcggcaaccctgtcaaagtaaccataaagacagaaattTTCATCCGCGCATGAATACGGCTCTGACGCGTTGcgaatcaagaaaaaataaacggGAAGGCTAAAAACTCTCTGCATTCCTGTTCGAAGGTTTATGGACGGACGACTCAGACGGGGATTGGGAGCCCGACCTGGACCCCAAATCGAAGGCTGTGGAGAGATGCGAGAAGCGGGGAGAGATATATTTTCCGGAGACCGGACTGAGGGTGCTCTTGTTTCGGCCGGCATCGAAGCTTGGCCACGTCACATGCAGGTACTCTAAAGCAGCCCTCAAATTAATGAAGATGCAGGGGCTCAAAGGCAAAGACTTGCTGATCTGGCAGTACGTGAATTATTTCAACCCCCGGGCGGGCAATAAGTATCTGGAGAAGCGTGGGCTCAGCATACGGGTGGAGCTTCCGGACGAGAAATCGAACGATCTCTCGAAGAAGACTGCCGGGAGGACGGGGACCTTTAAACGGGACAATTGGGAACCGAGGAAGTCCAGTAAATCTTTTCGATATACTCAACGCGTCTCTTCGAATGCCTCGCACATCAGTGGAATTTCTCAGGTGTCGAGAGTATCGCAGGCGGCGAAAAGtcctgcgtaaaaaattcccttcatttttcaaaaccaaaaaattcggatCATTTTCAGGCCCCGATTGATCCAAGGTCGATGCGGATTTCGACTGAGATCAGAGACGGTAAATCGTAGGTTTTcagacgaagggacgtaactccattccaacgttgcaaaatagcctcaaataatcatttttttcacgGTAAGACGACGCACACTGGGCCGAGTCAGTAGGAGAAGTCgaacaaaatctggaaattttgaaagcttgTATTCTCGAAAACATTCGACGAAAAAGTCTAAGAGTGGTttgattggttttttcgtgaaatttcctgtcagaaacaccccttggaATTATATttgcgacgaaataaacgtaaaatttttaaattttagccaaatatttcatgtccatCTTCTTCTACGAGCTTGTTCTGTGCGACGGTGCGATAAACGCTCAGAATGAACTACTGTGTAgggcgcactggaaaaaaagttcggtcgcaTGAACTGAACGTTCGGTGTTTCATATAATTTCAACTATTCGGCTTGCCAAACTAAACTTCTTTCACGTAAAATTCGATCGTCGATTCCTTATATTTTTGAactgattttggaatttttcgatttatttAGAGTGAAATTGTGATGAGATAACATGTCTTACAGAGGTCTAATTTTTACCTTGTCTTGTGGTTTTGGCAGATATTTGCATGTGATCAGAGGATTGTAGTACACTCTTTGGTTAGAAACGCCAAACAGTCTTCTAataggaaaaatttgaaacgtttaaatgtagttacgttctttcgtccggaaaacaacgatatgtggacgtatttctatcaaacggaactatgggcattaagacatgagccctgatacccataagagtACATGCAAAccagggctcacttcataatgtacataggtccgtttgataggaatacgtccatgTGACGCAGAAAATCGGAAGCCTCGAGTTGGAATAGTGCTACGGTATCTTTGAAAATGTATTGATTCTTATAGAAATTATGATTCTGTCTTGTTAAGGATGAGCACAGTGTCGATGAAAAATAGGCTTTCACACAATCGATTTTAACCATTGCCTGATTACATGGCGTCTTACAGACCGGTCAAATTTTCATCCTCAATGTTCATACGTTTAGATTTCAATTAGACGTACCTATGCTAGAAGGAGCCAGAGATTAGGAAGAAGGAATGTGAAACATACTGTGCTCTTCCTTTGCAAGGCAGCATTCTTCAGGATGTTCAAAACTCCTAAAATCTTCAACACATGAAAAAATGTAACCCCTCTCCCCGACAAGGAAATACATCCCGTCATGTTCAGAACACACTAAACTTACAATGAAACCAGTTGATTTACTTAAATTTTCCTTTGCGTTTATCTCTTTCTCCCACATCCCGCTCCCTGTTGTTAAAACCAAAAGACTTAGCATTAGGATAAAGGTTGttttaaataatgaataaaataattattagcatcatattacattttaaaaatttcatacattttttgatGTTTTGGAGAACATAAAGTCTTCAAAAGactgatttaaatttttgtcagtAATCATTGAAATTAGACTAATAAATACAAAGAATAACATCGACTTTTGGGCCGTGGCATCGTATTCAAGATACTTTCCATGAGAGTGATTTACTAGACCCAATGGACCTAGTTTAGTCAAAAGTATTAACTTTTTTGGCTTATTCCAGAATCAACGCATCTGTCATTGATTTCTTTGTATAAAGTGGTGCATTCATGACAGGTGCGTTCATGTCCTTcacggttaaaaatttccgtgttcaTGGTTACTTAGAGTTACCTCCCTCAGTCAGATCAACCATAAGGAATTGGTTAATTAATCGAAGCCCTAAGTTATGCTGAAACATCTGGGGACGGAAAAAGTAACCTGCTATGCTTATGTACTCTTTTGTCTCTCGATATGACTCAGAGGTTGCAACATGCGAGTGGTTGGCGCATTGAACTACGACCAGTTAATTATCCGAGGCGATCCTGGTGAGTTGCACCCAGTTTTCAAGGATGGGCAACCCAAAGATTCGGCCAATGTAACTCAAACATTTGCTTATTTATAACCCAAAGAAATGCTAATCAAAAATGGTAACCACAAGTttagattttttgttttctacTTTACATATTGACAAGAAATATCCGTTGCTTTTTCCTCAAAAGTCACGCAGAACGTGGAAACCCATGTTTTCCTTCAAATCAAATCATGCAAAACATGTGTTGCGAGTGGCTAGCGCATTGGATTTTTACAGATGCAATCTGAATACGATCCTGATAATTGGCGCCTAATTTTAACGAGGTTGCAGATTCttaacacaaaaatttagtcgCTTCAACACAACATTTTGATCGATTTGACACAGATGAAACTAACACTAACAAAATCAACCAGCAGATTGTGTTACTTGGTGTTTACTTCCCATaccaacacaaaattttggttactttttcttactgtgtatGGCGTTCTGCCTTGGCTCggcacaccaaaaaaaaagttgctaaagtaacatcccggatgttaaaAATACGAGctacaactcttgaatgttggtATGAACGCTATGGTTGTTCGTTCAACGTAGCTCGGATGGTACTTCAACAGCCAGGGTGCTCATAACAACATTCAAAAGCTGATTAATATCCGGGATTTAAAAATATGTGcggcaactcttaaatgttgaTATGAATGCTACGGTTGTTAATTCAACGTAACTgggatgttactttaacagccatttcataacaacattcaagagttgtcgcacatatatttttaacatccgggatgttacactggaaaaaaacacattgtatctagagtccagactcttgaaaacattgacaagaaaaaatactcttgattcaatcgaatttttgcttgaatcaaaacgaaatccgcttaaattaagaggtttggttcttgatttaagctagattctgattgaatcaagagtgctttttcttgtcgatgtttttaagagtctggactcgagatccgatgtattttttttccagagtacttcagcaactttttttcggtgcagaaTAAAACCTGCGTATTTTCATGGCCTCTTTGACGTAGGTGGTTCCGAATTGTCATCCGGCGAGACCGAACCGGACACCTCCTTCGTTCCGGACTTGCGGAGGAAATGCGAATCCTACGGCGACCTGGACTTCAACGGAGTGAGGGTCCCTCTAAAGCGACCGTGGCACGAGTACACATGGGACGGCCGCAAACGCATCGTGTGCCGATGGTCCCCGGCGTTCCTGAAAGCCATGGACGTCCTGAAAGTCAACATGCCGCGCTTCAAGAACATCTATTCCAAGAGCCCTCTCCTGGCGCGCGTTTATTTGTGGTGGATGCACAAAACGCGCATCAAGCGTCCGCGAAGGGCCGACGGCTCCGATACTGGATATTTCTCCGACTCGTCGTCCATCTCGAGGATCGCATCGCGGATAACCCCGAAAACCATTTCCAGACTCTTGAGCTCGCCTAGCTCCCGATCATCTTCCAGTGGTTCCAGTAGTCGTTATTCCAGAGCTGTCTCTCGAACGTCGTCCGGTTCTGGTTGAAAATTCGGCGGACGCAAAGACGAAGAGAGGCCCTTCAATGGTCTCTCGGCGGCAGGTGGAGACTTTTACTTTCTGGTTTTCAACACTTCCTATTGGACAATTATATAGGAGCAACAGTTATCTTACATACTGGGTGGCTGCTGAGCTTCGTGTGATGTCATGAGTTAAACGAGTTtaccaaacttcggtttctTTGCAACACGAAGTACTCAACACGTTCTTGAgcacactgaaagaaaatattggttgaatttaccattccttcaagctgtataaaatacagcgtgaattcaaagtcgatt
This window of the Bemisia tabaci chromosome 3, PGI_BMITA_v3 genome carries:
- the LOC109030790 gene encoding uncharacterized protein isoform X1 is translated as MQRRERYVLTIFFVTSTFVWTTEAGSEQSQNYDDQPIELPPRPRRRKHKETEDLPPIPSEVGGTDEPALNFDAGLWTDDSDGDWEPDLDPKSKAVERCEKRGEIYFPETGLRVLLFRPASKLGHVTCRYSKAALKLMKMQGLKGKDLLIWQYVNYFNPRAGNKYLEKRGLSIRVELPDEKSNDLSKKTAGRTGTFKRDNWEPRKSSKSFRYTQRVSSNASHISGISQVSRVSQAAKSPA
- the LOC109030790 gene encoding uncharacterized protein isoform X2 — its product is MQRRERYVLTIFFVTSTFVWTTEAGSEQSQNYDDQPIELPPRPRRRKHKETEDLPPIPSEVGGTDEPALNFDAGGSELSSGETEPDTSFVPDLRRKCESYGDLDFNGVRVPLKRPWHEYTWDGRKRIVCRWSPAFLKAMDVLKVNMPRFKNIYSKSPLLARVYLWWMHKTRIKRPRRADGSDTGYFSDSSSISRIASRITPKTISRLLSSPSSRSSSSGSSSRYSRAVSRTSSGSG